A genomic region of Candidatus Blochmanniella pennsylvanica str. BPEN contains the following coding sequences:
- the gpmA gene encoding 2,3-diphosphoglycerate-dependent phosphoglycerate mutase codes for MHITKLVLIRHGESQWNKENRFTGWVDVDLSEKGRSEAQCAGRILKKNGFFFNYGYTSVLKRAIHTLWIILDQLDQAWLPIEKSWRLNERHYGALQGLNKDEAIKEYGYKTIQKWRRSFNVIPPNICGGNNQFIATNDNRYANISTDELPSSESLELTLKRVIPYWNQSIIPHIKKGQTIIIVAHGNSIRAIIKFLNHLNESEIFQINVPTGVPLIYEFDKKANTVQHYYLK; via the coding sequence ATGCATATAACTAAATTAGTTTTAATAAGACACGGAGAAAGTCAATGGAACAAAGAAAATAGATTCACTGGATGGGTTGATGTAGACTTATCAGAAAAAGGACGTTCTGAAGCGCAATGCGCTGGTAGAATATTAAAAAAAAATGGATTTTTTTTTAATTATGGATATACTTCAGTATTAAAACGAGCAATTCATACTTTATGGATCATATTAGATCAATTAGATCAAGCATGGCTACCAATAGAAAAATCTTGGCGACTCAATGAACGTCATTATGGGGCACTGCAAGGATTAAATAAAGATGAAGCCATAAAAGAATATGGATACAAAACAATTCAAAAATGGCGTCGTAGTTTCAATGTTATTCCTCCAAATATTTGTGGTGGAAATAATCAGTTTATTGCAACAAATGACAATCGTTATGCTAACATCAGTACTGATGAATTACCTAGTAGTGAAAGTTTAGAACTAACCTTAAAAAGAGTAATCCCTTATTGGAACCAATCCATAATACCTCATATCAAAAAAGGTCAAACAATTATTATCGTTGCCCATGGAAATTCTATACGCGCTATAATAAAGTTTCTCAATCACTTAAATGAATCAGAAATATTTCAAATTAATGTGCCAACAGGTGTTCCGCTAATATATGAATTTGACAAAAAAGCAAATACTGTTCAACATTATTATTTAAAATAA
- a CDS encoding Bax inhibitor-1/YccA family protein: MDQFPRFQNTASEQVNNAIQPYILQVFGWMSCGLLLTAFVAWYASRTPAILQLLFSNQIIFFSLIIGQLALVFVLSGMVTRLSGSLATTLFMLYSMLTGLTLSSVFILYTTSSISSAFVVTSGMFGAMTLYGYTTKRDLSSFGNLLFMALIGIVLASMVNLWLKNTALMWLITYIGVIIFVGLTAYDTQKLKSIGASLSIDNQDQFRKYSIIGALTLYLDFINLFLMIVRIFGNRR; the protein is encoded by the coding sequence ATGGATCAATTTCCCCGTTTTCAAAATACAGCGTCAGAACAGGTCAATAACGCAATACAGCCATATATCTTGCAAGTATTTGGGTGGATGTCTTGCGGGTTATTGTTGACAGCCTTTGTTGCTTGGTACGCTTCTCGAACTCCGGCAATACTTCAATTATTATTTTCCAATCAAATAATATTTTTTAGCCTGATTATTGGTCAACTAGCATTAGTATTTGTTCTTTCTGGTATGGTAACACGATTAAGTGGTTCTTTAGCAACTACCTTATTTATGTTATATTCAATGTTAACAGGTTTAACCTTATCCAGTGTATTTATACTGTATACTACGTCATCCATATCTAGCGCGTTTGTCGTGACGTCAGGTATGTTCGGAGCAATGACATTATATGGGTATACTACTAAACGAGATTTAAGCAGTTTTGGTAATTTATTATTTATGGCGCTAATTGGTATAGTACTAGCCTCAATGGTTAATTTATGGTTAAAAAATACAGCTTTAATGTGGCTCATTACATATATTGGCGTTATTATATTCGTCGGGTTAACTGCGTATGATACTCAAAAACTCAAATCTATAGGAGCATCTTTATCTATAGACAATCAAGATCAATTTCGTAAATACTCGATTATAGGAGCATTAACTTTATATTTAGATTTCATTAACTTATTTTTAATGATAGTTCGTATCTTTGGAAATCGCCGTTAA
- the ychF gene encoding redox-regulated ATPase YchF → MQIDCGIIGLPNVGKSTVFSVLTNAPVKISNFPFCTIHPNISVVRIPDPRVYQLAGIVASRETVHGKIKFVDIAGLIKGAAQGIGLGSKILNHIQTTKVLCHVVRCFDDNQTVHVFNNIDPCRDADIVNTELILFDISQCEKSICSLQKKHKLINENIEQQLFVLKKCLDYLYDGVLLRKVHFSNIERTNIEKFNFLTNKPIIYFANIDEKSVTNNTYLNKLHAFAFNNSIPLISCCAMLSSSKNRDDRFKTAMKQQKDILCDIVSVIFSVLNLRTFFTINSHMTRAWIYVVGMTALEAAKKVHSDFKKGFIRVQIIKFDDFIFYRGELGAKKAGKICYAGKDYCVKDGDILKFLFQI, encoded by the coding sequence ATGCAAATTGATTGTGGTATTATCGGATTACCGAATGTGGGTAAATCTACTGTATTTAGCGTATTGACTAATGCACCTGTTAAAATATCTAACTTCCCTTTTTGTACTATTCATCCCAATATATCTGTGGTTCGGATACCTGATCCGCGTGTATATCAATTAGCAGGTATTGTTGCGTCACGTGAAACAGTACATGGTAAGATTAAATTTGTAGATATTGCCGGTTTAATAAAAGGGGCTGCTCAAGGTATTGGTCTAGGTAGCAAAATTTTAAATCATATTCAAACAACAAAAGTATTGTGTCATGTGGTACGTTGTTTTGATGATAATCAAACTGTTCATGTTTTTAATAATATAGATCCCTGTAGAGATGCGGACATTGTTAATACCGAACTTATATTATTTGATATTTCTCAGTGCGAAAAAAGTATTTGTTCTTTACAAAAAAAACATAAACTTATTAACGAAAATATTGAACAACAGCTATTCGTATTGAAAAAATGTTTGGATTATTTATATGATGGAGTTCTTTTAAGGAAGGTACATTTTTCTAATATAGAAAGAACGAATATTGAAAAATTTAATTTTTTAACTAACAAACCAATTATTTATTTTGCTAATATTGATGAAAAATCTGTTACGAATAATACTTATTTAAATAAATTGCACGCATTTGCATTTAATAATAGTATACCATTGATCTCATGTTGTGCAATGTTATCTTCATCAAAAAATAGAGATGATCGTTTTAAAACAGCTATGAAACAGCAAAAAGATATATTGTGTGATATAGTTAGTGTTATTTTTTCTGTGTTAAATTTACGTACTTTTTTTACTATTAATTCACATATGACACGTGCTTGGATATATGTAGTCGGGATGACTGCATTAGAAGCAGCTAAAAAAGTACATAGTGATTTTAAAAAGGGTTTTATTCGTGTTCAAATTATTAAGTTCGATGATTTTATTTTTTATCGTGGGGAATTAGGTGCAAAGAAAGCTGGTAAGATATGTTATGCAGGTAAAGATTATTGTGTAAAGGATGGGGATATATTGAAGTTTTTATTTCAAATTTAG
- the pth gene encoding aminoacyl-tRNA hydrolase: MTIKLIAGLGNSETSYFNTRHNFGARYVKSLATRYKVILSKNTILCGYVGRLKLATNIVHLLIPDSNMNNNGLSISKCVDFYQLCPQEILIAHDDLDLPPGVMRIKLGKNINNSHRGVKDVIVKLHNKYDFYRLRIGIGHPGNKSKVIGFVLNKPTIYEKYKINRVINEAILHTESIVNKKFIEVMNQLHSYNPDFL, from the coding sequence ATGACTATTAAGCTTATTGCTGGATTAGGAAATTCTGAAACGAGTTATTTTAATACCAGACATAATTTTGGTGCCAGATATGTTAAATCTTTAGCAACAAGATATAAAGTAATACTAAGTAAAAATACTATATTATGTGGATATGTTGGGAGGTTAAAATTAGCAACTAATATTGTGCATTTATTAATACCAGATTCGAATATGAACAATAATGGACTTTCAATATCTAAATGTGTTGATTTTTATCAATTATGTCCACAGGAAATATTGATTGCACATGATGATCTTGATCTACCGCCTGGCGTAATGCGTATTAAATTAGGTAAAAACATTAATAATAGTCATCGTGGCGTCAAGGATGTTATCGTTAAACTTCATAATAAATATGATTTTTATCGTTTACGTATTGGGATAGGTCATCCTGGTAACAAAAGTAAAGTCATTGGTTTTGTGTTAAATAAACCAACTATTTATGAGAAATATAAGATTAACCGTGTAATTAATGAAGCAATACTACATACTGAAAGTATAGTTAATAAAAAATTTATTGAAGTTATGAATCAACTACATTCCTATAATCCTGATTTTTTATAG
- a CDS encoding ribose-phosphate pyrophosphokinase gives MLLNMKLFTGNAIPELAQRIANRLYINLGKASVGRFSDGEVSVQINENVRGGDVFIIQSTCAPTNDNLMELIVMVDALKRASAARITAVIPYFGYARQDRRVRSARVPITSRVVANFLSSVGVDRILTVDLHAEQIQGFFDVPVDNVFGSPILLEDMTQQNFNNPIIVSPDIGGVVRARAIAKLLNDTDMAIIDKRRSRANISQVMHIIGDICNRDCILVDDMIDTGGTLCKAADVLKERGARRVFAYTTHPIFSGDAYENIQNSMIDEIIVCDTIPLKPKIKSLSNVRVLTLSGMLAETIRRISNEESISAMFDH, from the coding sequence ATGCTTCTAAATATGAAACTGTTTACTGGAAATGCTATTCCAGAATTAGCCCAGCGTATTGCTAATAGATTATACATTAATCTCGGTAAAGCTTCTGTTGGTCGTTTTAGTGATGGAGAAGTAAGTGTTCAAATTAATGAAAACGTGCGCGGTGGAGATGTGTTTATTATTCAATCGACTTGTGCTCCAACAAATGATAATTTAATGGAATTAATTGTTATGGTTGATGCATTAAAACGCGCGTCAGCCGCTAGAATTACCGCTGTAATTCCTTATTTTGGATACGCTCGTCAAGATCGAAGAGTGCGATCTGCTAGAGTACCTATTACTTCTAGAGTTGTAGCAAATTTTTTATCTAGTGTGGGAGTGGATCGAATTTTAACGGTAGATTTACATGCTGAACAAATACAAGGATTTTTTGATGTGCCAGTAGATAATGTTTTCGGGAGTCCAATCTTATTGGAAGATATGACGCAACAGAATTTTAATAATCCTATTATAGTATCCCCAGATATTGGAGGGGTAGTACGTGCTCGTGCTATTGCAAAATTACTTAACGATACTGATATGGCAATTATAGACAAACGAAGGTCTCGCGCTAATATTTCTCAAGTTATGCATATTATTGGGGATATATGTAATCGTGATTGTATATTGGTAGATGACATGATTGATACGGGGGGAACATTGTGTAAAGCCGCAGATGTTTTGAAAGAAAGAGGAGCGCGCCGTGTATTTGCGTACACTACCCACCCAATTTTTTCTGGAGATGCTTATGAGAATATTCAAAATTCTATGATAGATGAAATTATTGTTTGTGACACTATTCCATTAAAACCAAAAATAAAATCTTTATCTAACGTACGTGTGTTAACCTTATCTGGTATGCTTGCTGAAACAATTCGGCGTATTAGCAATGAGGAATCAATTTCTGCTATGTTTGATCATTAA
- the ispE gene encoding 4-(cytidine 5'-diphospho)-2-C-methyl-D-erythritol kinase, protein MNYQWPSPGKLNLFLYVTGCRADGYHYLQTLFQLIEYGDTIKIFVTNNGRIRLFTIMNDLVCRDNLIIRAAKLLQYYCWPNKKPVFGADIFLDKILPIGSGLGGASSNAATVLMVLNQQWRCYLNKHVLMHLGLMLGADVPFFLYGRSAFAEGIGNILIPVFVPKKWYLILIPPVRISTFWGFQMYELENHCYSPFRSMRELLSVSFHNDFEEIIKKISPEIKIFFACLSQFALARLTGTGSCIFAEFKTEQLAYQVQSYLPSWVSSIITRGINLSPLHQKLLKCTAYSSIIFLS, encoded by the coding sequence ATGAATTATCAATGGCCCTCTCCAGGAAAACTTAATTTATTTTTATACGTAACTGGATGTCGTGCAGACGGTTACCATTACTTACAGACATTGTTTCAGTTGATTGAGTATGGCGATACGATCAAAATATTTGTAACAAATAATGGTAGAATTAGATTATTTACTATTATGAATGATTTGGTATGTCGTGATAATTTAATTATACGAGCGGCAAAATTATTGCAATATTATTGTTGGCCAAATAAAAAGCCGGTATTCGGTGCAGATATTTTTCTTGATAAAATATTGCCTATCGGATCTGGTTTAGGAGGCGCTTCTTCTAATGCGGCAACTGTATTGATGGTACTTAATCAACAATGGCGATGTTATTTGAACAAACACGTTTTAATGCATTTAGGTTTGATGCTAGGAGCTGATGTGCCATTTTTTCTGTATGGACGTTCAGCATTTGCTGAAGGTATTGGAAATATATTAATACCGGTTTTTGTTCCTAAAAAATGGTACCTCATTCTCATTCCACCGGTTCGAATTAGTACTTTCTGGGGTTTTCAAATGTATGAATTAGAGAATCATTGTTATTCTCCATTTCGTTCGATGAGAGAGTTATTGTCTGTTTCATTTCATAATGATTTCGAAGAAATTATAAAAAAAATATCTCCTGAAATAAAAATTTTTTTTGCGTGTTTGTCGCAATTCGCATTAGCACGACTAACAGGAACAGGGTCTTGTATTTTTGCTGAATTTAAGACTGAACAACTTGCTTATCAAGTTCAAAGTTACTTGCCATCATGGGTCAGCAGTATTATAACACGCGGAATAAATCTATCTCCATTGCATCAAAAATTATTAAAATGTACCGCATATAGTAGTATAATTTTTTTATCTTAA
- the lolB gene encoding lipoprotein insertase outer membrane protein LolB — MCQHRCFRVFGIVMLICVSCVYHHNFGLYEDKLVYMWNNHKKSISRIFYYQTQGTIIYSVNHQKKMHFRFIWIHNNDNNYCMKLFNILGLTIISISVENGVVCILNGIIYQNNDFKNEIQKWIVDFNYFLKQLQQWILGLPGSNAEYNLNAIGCLSHVNCCYGNKNISIYYRHYYTNSIPILPKVLDAHYDQHHIKLIINNWNVR; from the coding sequence ATGTGTCAACATAGGTGTTTTAGAGTGTTTGGTATAGTGATGTTGATCTGTGTTTCCTGCGTTTATCATCATAATTTTGGTTTGTATGAAGATAAATTGGTATATATGTGGAATAATCATAAGAAATCAATATCCCGGATATTTTATTATCAAACACAAGGTACTATTATTTATTCAGTTAATCACCAAAAGAAGATGCATTTTAGGTTTATTTGGATTCATAATAATGATAATAATTATTGCATGAAATTATTTAATATTTTAGGATTAACTATAATTTCTATATCTGTAGAAAATGGAGTTGTTTGTATTTTAAATGGTATAATTTATCAAAATAATGATTTTAAAAATGAAATACAAAAATGGATTGTGGATTTCAACTATTTTTTAAAACAATTACAACAATGGATACTTGGATTACCTGGTAGTAATGCAGAATATAATCTGAATGCTATAGGCTGCTTATCTCATGTAAATTGTTGCTATGGCAATAAAAATATATCTATATATTATCGTCATTACTATACTAATAGTATACCAATTTTGCCTAAAGTCTTGGATGCGCATTATGATCAACATCATATTAAGCTAATAATTAATAATTGGAATGTACGATGA
- the prfA gene encoding peptide chain release factor 1, translating to MNSIIVNKLIALQERFNVLEKLLSKPNAIDDKKHFCTLAKEHARLSEIVVCFERWLDIKQEIINTKKLLEDVDMHDIAQDELKTFYLNRNNIEKNLKILLLPTDSNDKLGCFIELRAGTGGKEAAIFTGELFRMYVRYSEVRRWKMEIINATYGECGGYKEIIAKIPYRGAYSLLKFESGGHRVQRIPHTESQGRIHTSTCTIAVIPEIPDIELPSIDPHDLRIDTFRSSGAGGQHVNTTDSAIRITHVPSGLVVECQDERSQHKNKAKALSVLGSRLHAIEMKRRQQEVSCTRRNLLGTGDRSDRIRTYNFQQGRITDHRISFTSYKLNEIMNGELDLLIQPIIHQHQSDQLNKLLELE from the coding sequence ATGAATTCTATCATTGTCAATAAACTAATAGCTTTACAGGAACGTTTTAATGTATTAGAAAAATTACTCAGTAAACCCAATGCTATTGATGACAAAAAACATTTTTGTACATTAGCTAAGGAACACGCTCGACTATCTGAAATAGTTGTTTGTTTTGAACGTTGGTTGGATATAAAACAAGAAATAATTAATACAAAAAAATTGCTTGAAGATGTAGATATGCATGATATTGCTCAAGATGAGCTAAAAACATTCTATTTAAATCGGAATAATATTGAAAAAAACTTAAAAATACTACTATTACCCACTGATTCTAATGATAAGCTAGGTTGTTTTATTGAACTACGGGCTGGCACTGGAGGAAAAGAAGCAGCAATTTTTACGGGAGAATTATTTCGAATGTATGTTCGTTATTCAGAGGTTCGTCGATGGAAAATGGAAATTATCAATGCTACTTATGGAGAATGCGGTGGTTATAAAGAAATTATTGCTAAAATTCCTTATAGAGGTGCATATAGTCTCTTAAAATTCGAATCTGGAGGACACCGCGTTCAAAGAATACCGCATACTGAATCTCAAGGTCGCATTCATACTTCCACTTGCACAATCGCTGTAATTCCAGAGATACCAGATATCGAATTGCCTAGTATTGATCCTCATGATTTAAGAATCGATACCTTTCGGTCATCAGGTGCAGGAGGACAACATGTAAATACTACCGATTCAGCAATCCGTATTACCCATGTACCAAGTGGATTGGTTGTGGAATGCCAAGACGAACGCTCACAACATAAAAATAAAGCCAAAGCATTATCAGTACTTGGTTCGCGATTACATGCTATCGAAATGAAACGTCGACAACAAGAAGTATCTTGCACCCGACGTAACTTACTAGGTACTGGGGATCGATCTGATCGAATTCGTACATATAATTTTCAACAAGGCCGAATTACTGATCATCGTATTTCTTTTACATCATATAAATTAAATGAAATAATGAACGGAGAATTAGATCTCTTGATACAACCCATCATTCATCAACATCAATCCGATCAACTTAATAAATTATTAGAATTAGAATAA
- the prmC gene encoding peptide chain release factor N(5)-glutamine methyltransferase produces MTWDQWLHWANLKLKKSISPKRDAEIILGQVTKKSRAQLLAFGESLLEYDTIIQLKSLIYRRKKGEPIAYLVGSKEFWSLDLKVSPGTFIPRPDTECLVKHVFDLLKVSHLNVLDLGTGVGTIALALASERPNWNITGIDCQKKALFLAHKNKLLLNFKNVKFIYGDWFKYLRNKKFNLIVSNPPYIDKNDSCLQFRDMIFEPKNALVSKQKGLEDLTVICKYSTQHLRQNGWLVLEHGWNQGNYMRALFFKFGFTHIHTIRDYHHYERVTYGKWKSH; encoded by the coding sequence ATGACATGGGATCAATGGTTACATTGGGCCAATTTAAAACTAAAAAAATCCATCAGCCCAAAAAGAGATGCAGAGATTATTTTAGGTCAGGTTACCAAAAAATCTCGCGCTCAATTGTTAGCATTTGGAGAATCATTATTAGAATATGACACTATTATCCAGTTAAAATCTTTAATCTATCGAAGAAAAAAAGGAGAGCCTATAGCTTATCTCGTTGGTTCAAAGGAATTTTGGTCCTTAGATCTTAAAGTTTCGCCAGGTACATTCATTCCTAGACCAGATACTGAATGCTTAGTAAAGCATGTATTCGATTTATTAAAGGTATCTCATTTAAATGTTTTAGACTTAGGGACCGGAGTAGGTACTATAGCTTTAGCTCTTGCATCAGAACGACCAAACTGGAATATTACAGGAATAGACTGTCAAAAAAAAGCATTATTTCTTGCTCATAAAAATAAGCTGTTACTTAATTTTAAAAATGTAAAATTTATATATGGAGATTGGTTTAAATATCTAAGAAATAAAAAATTTAATCTCATTGTTAGCAATCCACCATATATCGATAAAAATGATTCATGTTTACAATTCAGAGATATGATTTTTGAACCTAAAAATGCATTAGTATCAAAACAAAAAGGTTTAGAAGATTTAACAGTAATTTGCAAATATTCCACTCAACATTTGCGTCAGAATGGATGGCTGGTGTTGGAACATGGATGGAATCAAGGAAATTATATGCGCGCGTTATTTTTTAAATTTGGATTTACTCATATCCATACAATACGTGATTATCATCATTATGAACGCGTAACATACGGAAAATGGAAATCCCATTAA
- the kdsA gene encoding 3-deoxy-8-phosphooctulonate synthase — translation MQQLIVNISDIKVSNNLPFVLFGGMNVLESRDITMKVCEHYAKITHKLNIPHIFKASFDKANRSSIDSYRGPGLEEGLRLFQELQEIFGVKLMTDVHEIYQVKTVSEVVDVLQIPAFLARQTDLIASIAQTGMPINIKKPQYMSPTQIIHIVKKCRSFSNKNIILCERGTVFGYDNLVVDMLGFNVMNHVSKGCPIIVDVTHALQKRNPLSPISGGRNRQIYDMARASTAVGIAGLFLEAHPNPHRAKCDGSSALPLNQLENFLTQIKSIDELVKSF, via the coding sequence ATGCAACAATTAATAGTCAATATCTCTGACATAAAAGTATCCAACAATTTACCGTTCGTATTATTTGGAGGAATGAATGTTTTGGAGTCACGAGACATAACCATGAAAGTTTGCGAACATTATGCAAAAATAACTCATAAACTCAATATACCTCATATATTCAAAGCATCTTTCGACAAAGCAAATCGTTCATCAATTGACTCATATCGTGGACCAGGATTAGAAGAAGGGTTGCGTTTATTTCAAGAATTACAGGAAATATTTGGAGTTAAACTTATGACTGATGTACATGAAATTTACCAAGTAAAAACTGTATCGGAAGTAGTAGACGTACTACAGATTCCTGCGTTTTTAGCTCGTCAAACTGATTTAATTGCATCCATTGCGCAGACTGGTATGCCAATTAATATAAAAAAACCACAATATATGAGTCCTACACAAATCATACATATTGTTAAGAAATGTCGCTCATTTAGCAATAAAAACATTATTTTATGTGAACGAGGCACTGTATTTGGTTATGATAACTTGGTAGTGGATATGCTAGGATTCAACGTAATGAATCACGTTTCCAAAGGTTGTCCAATAATAGTAGATGTCACGCATGCTTTGCAAAAACGTAATCCATTAAGTCCTATTTCTGGAGGAAGAAACAGACAAATTTATGATATGGCTAGAGCCAGCACAGCAGTAGGCATAGCCGGATTATTTCTTGAGGCGCACCCTAATCCTCATCGTGCTAAATGTGATGGATCTTCTGCATTACCTTTAAATCAATTAGAAAATTTTTTAACACAAATAAAATCTATTGATGAACTAGTCAAATCTTTTTAA
- the thrS gene encoding threonine--tRNA ligase, with translation MSQVPKKNDHRNLAKQLHLYHTQKDAPGMVFWHQNGWILLQELKKIIRTQLKEYKYQEVKSPTMINHTLWKKTGHWDNYHEHIFTTSSESHEYCIKPMNCPGHIQIFNQGIKSYKDLPYRIAEFGNCHRNEPSGSLHGLMRTREFTQDDGHIFCTKTQIFDELNHCIKMMYDIYNTFGFKTILVKLSTRPAKRIGTDSIWDTAEQHLSTVLQHNNISFQYQPNDGAFYGPKIEFALLDSLDRTWQCGTIQLDFSLPNLLNARYIDRHNSRVVPVMIHRAILGSMERFIGLITEEYAGFFPTWLAPTQVVLMNVTDQQSEYVSVIEKKLINKKIRTKVDLRNEKIGFKIRYYTLQRIPYMLICGNKEMNQNTVAIRTYRGQTLKNCNIDIFIKKLLCEINSYSLYQMEE, from the coding sequence ATGTCACAAGTACCTAAAAAAAATGATCATCGCAACCTTGCGAAACAACTACACTTATACCATACACAAAAAGATGCTCCCGGTATGGTATTTTGGCATCAAAATGGATGGATTTTATTACAAGAATTAAAAAAAATTATAAGAACGCAACTTAAAGAATATAAATATCAAGAAGTGAAAAGTCCTACCATGATTAATCATACATTATGGAAAAAAACAGGCCATTGGGATAATTATCATGAACATATATTTACTACTTCTTCAGAAAGTCATGAATATTGTATTAAACCGATGAATTGCCCAGGACATATTCAAATTTTTAATCAAGGTATTAAGTCTTATAAAGATTTGCCTTATCGTATAGCTGAATTTGGAAATTGTCATAGAAACGAACCATCTGGGTCTTTACATGGACTCATGAGAACACGCGAATTTACCCAAGATGATGGTCATATTTTTTGTACAAAAACACAAATATTCGACGAATTAAACCACTGTATCAAAATGATGTATGATATATATAATACATTCGGTTTTAAAACGATTTTGGTAAAATTATCTACTCGTCCTGCAAAGCGAATTGGTACAGATTCGATATGGGATACGGCAGAACAACATTTATCTACTGTACTTCAGCATAATAATATCTCATTTCAATATCAACCTAATGATGGTGCATTTTATGGTCCTAAAATAGAATTTGCTTTACTTGATTCTTTAGATAGAACTTGGCAATGTGGTACAATACAATTGGATTTTTCTTTACCAAATCTATTAAACGCACGGTATATTGATCGTCATAATAGTCGCGTAGTCCCCGTAATGATTCACAGAGCAATTCTTGGTTCCATGGAACGATTTATTGGTTTAATAACAGAAGAATACGCAGGATTTTTCCCGACGTGGTTAGCCCCGACACAGGTTGTGCTCATGAATGTCACTGATCAACAATCTGAATATGTTTCTGTTATAGAAAAAAAGCTAATAAATAAAAAAATAAGAACGAAAGTAGACTTGAGAAATGAGAAAATAGGATTTAAAATTCGTTATTATACCTTGCAACGCATACCTTATATGTTGATTTGCGGAAATAAAGAAATGAATCAAAATACAGTAGCTATACGTACATATCGAGGTCAAACATTAAAAAACTGTAATATTGATATATTTATAAAAAAATTACTTTGTGAAATTAACAGTTACAGTCTTTATCAAATGGAGGAATAA
- the infC gene encoding translation initiation factor IF-3 codes for MKFAKKIQSIRLNRINREISAVKVRLTGVDGKQIGVVSLHEALKQSEDIGLDLVEVSPNSDPPVCRIMNYGKFLYEKNKSTKEQKKKQKVIHVKEIKFRPSTDEGDYQVKLRNLIKFLNEGDKVKITLRFRGGELVHHQLGAKILYRIRHELHELTTVEFFSNKIEGRQMTMILAPKKK; via the coding sequence ATTAAATTCGCAAAAAAAATACAATCAATACGACTAAATCGTATTAACAGAGAAATTAGTGCTGTAAAAGTCCGACTAACCGGAGTAGACGGAAAACAAATTGGTGTAGTCAGTTTACATGAAGCGCTGAAGCAATCCGAAGACATCGGTCTTGATTTAGTTGAAGTTAGCCCTAATTCCGATCCACCTGTGTGTAGAATTATGAACTACGGTAAATTTTTATACGAAAAGAACAAATCTACAAAAGAACAAAAGAAAAAACAAAAGGTGATTCACGTCAAAGAAATAAAATTTAGACCAAGTACTGATGAAGGAGATTATCAAGTCAAATTGCGTAATTTAATTAAATTCCTTAATGAAGGAGATAAAGTCAAAATCACCTTACGTTTTAGAGGAGGGGAATTGGTGCACCACCAACTTGGAGCAAAAATATTATACCGAATACGTCACGAATTGCATGAATTAACAACAGTAGAATTTTTTTCTAATAAAATTGAAGGGCGCCAAATGACTATGATTTTAGCGCCAAAAAAGAAATAA
- the rpmI gene encoding 50S ribosomal protein L35, giving the protein MPKIKTLQAASKRFKITALGKYKYKHANMRHILTKKSTKHKRHLRQKSILPKIYLTTIMKYLPYI; this is encoded by the coding sequence ATGCCTAAAATTAAAACACTTCAAGCAGCTAGTAAACGATTTAAAATAACAGCTTTAGGGAAATATAAGTATAAACATGCCAATATGCGACATATTTTAACAAAGAAATCTACAAAACATAAACGTCATTTACGTCAAAAATCTATACTTCCTAAAATTTATTTAACTACAATTATGAAGTATTTACCATATATATAG